One genomic segment of Tripterygium wilfordii isolate XIE 37 chromosome 9, ASM1340144v1, whole genome shotgun sequence includes these proteins:
- the LOC120005225 gene encoding nucleolar and coiled-body phosphoprotein 1-like isoform X2 — protein MVGGGSRRDESVVLNSTNVFAALGSLRKKKKNSDKEGTSKSKDKKGAASSEKEPAKEVFWAPAPLTVKSWADVDDEDDDDYYATTAPPASVWGDTDTKANEETSEPVVEESESEEDLEEADDDVDEEHEHEPEAPVEVEPVVKKPTEAPLVHKDTDRQLSKKELKKKELEELEAVLAELGLQKNANAQDEPHGTAQNKKADIDGEMEKKENSPGESKTSKKKKKKDKSSKEPKESENQPDDKDVGNGTDDAAGTEKAEDTSAPDVKDRLKKLASSKKKKSSKEMDAAARAAASEAAARNARLAAAKKKEKNHYNQQPVR, from the exons ATGGTGGGAGGAGGTAGCAGGAGGGACGAGTCGGTTGTGTTGAACAGCACCAACGTGTTTGCGGCGCTTGGGagtttgaggaagaagaagaagaactctGACAAGGAGGGCACTTCGAAGAGCAAAGACAAGAAGGGCGCTGCATCATCGGAGAAGGAGCCTGCAAAGGAGGTCTTTTGGGCTCCTGCGCCTCTCACTGTCAAGTCCTGGGCTGATGTGgacgatgaagatgatgatgattactATGCAACCACTGCCCCGCCTGCATCTGTCTGGGGCGACACCGATACCAAGGCCAACGAGGAGACTTCTGAGCCTGTTGTGGAG GAAAGTGAAAGCGAGGAAGATCTTGAGGAagctgatgatgatgttgatgaagAACATGAACATGAACCTGAGGCACCAGTTGAAGTGGAGCCGGTTGTTAAGAAGCCCACTGAAGCTCCTTTGGTTCATAAGGATACAGATAGACAGCTCTCAAAGAAGGAATTAAAGAAAAAGGAACTCGAAGAACTCGAAGCTGTTCTTGCTGAACTTGGACTACAGAAGAATGCCAATGCTCAAGATGAGCCCCATG GTACTGCACAGAATAAGAAAGCTGACATTGACGGAGAGATGGAAAAGAAGGAGAATTCCCCTGGAGAgagcaaaacttcaaaaaagaagaaaaagaaggataaATCATCGAAGGAGCCAAAAGAATCCGAGAACCAGCCAGATGATAAAGATGTTGGAAATGGGACTGACGATGCTGCTGGGACTGAGAAGGCAGAGGATACATCGGCTCCTGATGTGAAAGACCGATTGAAGAAATTGGCCtcttcaaagaagaagaaatctagTAAAGAGATGGATGCTGCAGCCCGAGCTGCTGCTAGTGAAGCTGCTGCAAGGAATGCAAGGCTAGCTGCtgcaaagaaaaaggaaaagaatcaTTACAATCAACAGCCTGTGCGGTAA
- the LOC120005225 gene encoding nucleolar and coiled-body phosphoprotein 1-like isoform X1, producing MVGGGSRRDESVVLNSTNVFAALGSLRKKKKNSDKEGTSKSKDKKGAASSEKEPAKEVFWAPAPLTVKSWADVDDEDDDDYYATTAPPASVWGDTDTKANEETSEPVVEESESEEDLEEADDDVDEEHEHEPEAPVEVEPVVKKPTEAPLVHKDTDRQLSKKELKKKELEELEAVLAELGLQKNANAQDEPHVGTAQNKKADIDGEMEKKENSPGESKTSKKKKKKDKSSKEPKESENQPDDKDVGNGTDDAAGTEKAEDTSAPDVKDRLKKLASSKKKKSSKEMDAAARAAASEAAARNARLAAAKKKEKNHYNQQPVR from the exons ATGGTGGGAGGAGGTAGCAGGAGGGACGAGTCGGTTGTGTTGAACAGCACCAACGTGTTTGCGGCGCTTGGGagtttgaggaagaagaagaagaactctGACAAGGAGGGCACTTCGAAGAGCAAAGACAAGAAGGGCGCTGCATCATCGGAGAAGGAGCCTGCAAAGGAGGTCTTTTGGGCTCCTGCGCCTCTCACTGTCAAGTCCTGGGCTGATGTGgacgatgaagatgatgatgattactATGCAACCACTGCCCCGCCTGCATCTGTCTGGGGCGACACCGATACCAAGGCCAACGAGGAGACTTCTGAGCCTGTTGTGGAG GAAAGTGAAAGCGAGGAAGATCTTGAGGAagctgatgatgatgttgatgaagAACATGAACATGAACCTGAGGCACCAGTTGAAGTGGAGCCGGTTGTTAAGAAGCCCACTGAAGCTCCTTTGGTTCATAAGGATACAGATAGACAGCTCTCAAAGAAGGAATTAAAGAAAAAGGAACTCGAAGAACTCGAAGCTGTTCTTGCTGAACTTGGACTACAGAAGAATGCCAATGCTCAAGATGAGCCCCATG TAGGTACTGCACAGAATAAGAAAGCTGACATTGACGGAGAGATGGAAAAGAAGGAGAATTCCCCTGGAGAgagcaaaacttcaaaaaagaagaaaaagaaggataaATCATCGAAGGAGCCAAAAGAATCCGAGAACCAGCCAGATGATAAAGATGTTGGAAATGGGACTGACGATGCTGCTGGGACTGAGAAGGCAGAGGATACATCGGCTCCTGATGTGAAAGACCGATTGAAGAAATTGGCCtcttcaaagaagaagaaatctagTAAAGAGATGGATGCTGCAGCCCGAGCTGCTGCTAGTGAAGCTGCTGCAAGGAATGCAAGGCTAGCTGCtgcaaagaaaaaggaaaagaatcaTTACAATCAACAGCCTGTGCGGTAA
- the LOC120005291 gene encoding uncharacterized protein LOC120005291: protein MCYSRCIGIFGDDADGSDNGRSDAGTNGISADSSGSLHFVGAAAFSAAGDGLREDDAEAEEIEASHSHANPKRNHFGCQSCSQPVRTDVRPRKQKKKPVSHSQLARSIHKLAATSDHVK from the exons ATGTGTTACTCTCGGTGCATAGGAATCTTCGGGGACGACGCTGATGGATCTGATAACGGCAGATCCGACGCCGGCACCAACGGGATCAGCGCAGACTCCTCCGGCTCCCTCCACTTCGTTGGCGCAGCAGCTTTCTCCGCAGCCGGCGACGGTCTCAGGGAAGACGACGCTGAGGCAGAGGAGATCGAAGCGAGCCACTCTCATGCAAATCCAAAACGAAACCATTTTGGCTGCCAAAGCTGCTCTCAACCCGTTAGAACTGACGTCAGGCCccgaaaacagaagaaaaag CCGGTTTCACACTCGCAACTAGCCAGGAGTATTCATAAGTTGGCGGCCACTTCTGATCACGTAAAATAG
- the LOC120005290 gene encoding beta-amyrin 28-monooxygenase-like, producing the protein MDYYFYYTSILSLFLLIVLPLIFLLFHKQNSQKSHQTLPPGRTGLPFIGETLEFLSAGWKGHPEKFIFDRMNKYSSRVFKTNLFGEPAVVFCSAEGNKFLFSNENKLVTAWWPNSVNKIFPSTAKTSSKVESKRMRKMLPHFFKPEALQKYIGIMDDIAQRHFASGWEGKDEVLVFPLAKSYTFQLACKLFVSIEDPEHVSRLAQPFNLIASGIISLPIDFPGTPFRKGINASNFVRKGLLKIIKKRKLAHLEGKVCSTQDILWHMLSTSDENGELMSELDIADKILGLLIGGHDTASAACTFIVKYLAELPHIYDQVYKEQMEIAKSKSPGELLNWDDLQKMKYSWNVACEVMRLAPPLQGAFREAINDFIFNGFYIPKGSKVYWNANSTHKSPEFFPEPEKFDPSRFKGNGPAPYTFVPFGGGPRMCPGKEYARLEILVFVHNLVKRFKWEKLLHDEKIVVDPLPMPAKGLPILLHPH; encoded by the exons ATGGACTACTACTTCTATTACACTTCCATTCTCTCCCTTTTTCTCCTTATTGTTCTTCCATTAatcttcctcctcttccacaAACAAAACTCCCAGAAATCTCATCAAACCCTACCGCCGGGGAGGACCGGCCTCCCATTCATCGGTGAGACCCTCGAATTCCTCTCCGCCGGATGGAAAGGTCACCCGGAGAAGTTCATCTTCGACAGAATGAACAAGTATTCCTCACGAGTATTCAAGACAAACCTATTTGGTGAACCTGCCGTGGTCTTTTGCAGCGCTGAAGGCAATAAGTTCTTGTTCAGTAATGAGAACAAACTTGTTACCGCTTGGTGGCCTAATTCTGTCAACAAAATATTCCCTTCCACTGCGAAGACTTCTTCCAAAGTAGAATCGAAGAGAATGCGCAAGATGCTACCACACTTCTTTAAACCCGAAGCCTTGCAGAAGTATATTGGGATCATGGACGACATTGCGCAGAGGCATTTTGCTTCTGGATGGGAAG GCAAAGACGAGGTTCTTGTATTTCCTCTGGCAAAAAGCTACACATTCCAGTTAGCTTGTAAGTTGTTTGTCAGCATTGAAGATCCTGAACATGTCTCAAGACTTGCGCAACCTTTTAATCTAATCGCTTCTGGTATTATTTCACTACCTATCGATTTCCCCGGAACGCCATTCCGAAAGGGGATCAATGCCTCCAATTTCGTGCGGAAAGGACTCTTGAAGatcatcaagaagagaaaattggCGCATTTGGAAGGAAAGGTATGTTCTACGCAAGATATATTGTGGCATATGTTGTCGACGAGCGATGAGAATGGAGAGTTGATGAGCGAGTTGGACATTGCGGACAAGATTCTAGGGTTGTTGATCGGTGGACATGATACTGCTAGCGCTGCTTGTACTTTTATTGTCAAGTATTTGGCGGAACTACCTCATATTTACGACCAAGTTTACAAAg AACAAATGGAGATTGCAAAATCAAAGTCTCCAGGAGAGTTGTTGAACTGGGATGACCTACAAAAGATGAAGTATTCATGGAATGTGGCATGTGAGGTTATGAGACTTGCACCACCTCTTCAAGGTGCTTTTAGGGAAGCCATCAATGACTTCATTTTCAATGGCTTCTATATTCCCAAGGGTTCCAAG GTATACTGGAATGCAAATTCAACACACAAGAGCCCCGAATTCTTCCCGGAACCCGAGAAATTCGACCCGAGTAGGTTCAAGGGAAATGGACCTGCTCCGTACACATTTGTTCCATTTGGTGGAGGTCCAAGAATGTGCCCTGGAAAAGAGTATGCAAGATTGGAGATACTGGTTTTCGTGCACAACTTGGTGAAGAGATTCAAATGGGAGAAACTGCTCCACGACGAGAAAATCGTCGTAGATCCTTTGCCTATGCCGGCAAAGGGACTCCCAATTCTCCTCCATCCTCATTAG